From Microbispora sp. ZYX-F-249, a single genomic window includes:
- a CDS encoding PstS family phosphate ABC transporter substrate-binding protein, with amino-acid sequence MNRFPWEVILAVLGLLVPVAAFLWEFGVGRKRLGYRIQMDTTATDEVPYHHPGALQRLRDRNDRPLVHPSFVLLRIENSGLANIDTSDYAVPDGTRAGIRVEFPGRRVAGMAVTELSDDFLAQSFTEEAGLNVEDGVIELPRVPLNRRQHYKVLVALEDVRDDTRGRRERFDDPRVIGGIKGGVPRRRRGRIYQTQSHTGMPRYGLAMIGFLVVIITAQLVVFLNGGSAAPLDCARGRLTVTGSTAFAPALREAADQYTRICPEADFAFDTTGSHNGLVKLDAVGRGDSANSGTWLAFSDGPKEDGEFPQLLPRPIAYVLFTLVVNEDAGVLDLPLPQIKDIFKGKYDTWKQVNGHDVPIRIVDRNGGSGTRNAFEKLVLGTLTSGRNSNDCRMPLPGASKGVVRCERDSTEAVLDTIAKTPGAIGYSELGAATGRQDLKLVRIDGQAATLDGAEHGAYPFGETEYAYTYGEPKADSLAASFLRFLTKEIGRDIVHSHGDRPCADLQDPVRCRPS; translated from the coding sequence GTGAACCGTTTCCCGTGGGAGGTAATTCTCGCGGTCCTGGGTCTTCTTGTCCCCGTCGCCGCCTTCCTGTGGGAGTTCGGCGTCGGCCGCAAACGGCTCGGCTACCGGATACAGATGGACACCACCGCCACGGACGAGGTCCCTTATCACCACCCAGGAGCACTGCAAAGGTTGCGGGACCGGAACGACAGGCCGCTGGTCCATCCGTCGTTCGTCCTGCTGCGGATCGAAAACAGCGGCCTGGCCAACATCGACACCAGCGACTACGCCGTTCCCGACGGAACGAGGGCCGGCATCCGCGTCGAGTTTCCCGGCCGCAGGGTGGCCGGGATGGCGGTGACGGAGCTCAGTGACGACTTCCTGGCTCAGTCCTTCACGGAGGAAGCCGGACTCAACGTGGAAGACGGCGTCATCGAACTCCCCAGGGTGCCCCTGAACCGCCGCCAGCACTACAAGGTCCTGGTCGCTCTCGAAGACGTACGTGACGACACGCGCGGACGCCGGGAGCGGTTCGACGATCCCAGAGTCATCGGAGGGATCAAGGGCGGCGTCCCACGCCGACGGCGCGGGAGGATCTACCAGACGCAGAGCCACACGGGCATGCCCCGCTATGGGCTCGCCATGATCGGTTTCCTCGTGGTGATCATCACAGCGCAGCTCGTCGTCTTTCTCAACGGCGGTTCCGCCGCCCCCCTCGACTGCGCCCGGGGGAGACTCACTGTCACCGGGTCCACGGCCTTCGCACCCGCGCTGAGGGAAGCGGCGGACCAGTACACGAGGATCTGCCCGGAGGCCGACTTCGCCTTCGACACCACGGGTAGCCACAACGGACTGGTCAAGCTCGACGCGGTGGGCCGAGGCGACTCCGCGAACTCCGGCACCTGGCTGGCATTCTCCGACGGCCCGAAGGAGGACGGCGAGTTTCCGCAACTGCTGCCACGTCCCATCGCGTACGTGCTCTTCACGCTCGTCGTCAACGAGGACGCGGGTGTCCTGGACCTTCCCCTGCCGCAGATCAAAGACATCTTCAAGGGGAAGTACGACACCTGGAAGCAGGTGAACGGGCATGACGTGCCGATCCGCATCGTCGACAGGAACGGCGGCTCCGGCACCCGCAACGCCTTCGAGAAGCTCGTTCTGGGCACACTGACCTCCGGCCGTAACTCCAACGACTGCCGGATGCCGCTGCCCGGCGCCTCAAAAGGCGTCGTACGGTGCGAACGGGACAGCACCGAGGCGGTGCTGGACACGATCGCGAAAACCCCCGGCGCCATCGGCTACAGCGAACTCGGAGCCGCCACCGGGCGCCAAGACCTGAAGCTCGTCCGCATCGACGGCCAGGCGGCCACGCTGGACGGAGCCGAGCATGGTGCCTATCCCTTCGGCGAAACCGAGTACGCCTACACGTACGGCGAGCCGAAGGCCGATTCCCTGGCCGCCAGCTTCCTGCGCTTCCTGACGAAGGAGATCGGCCGCGACATCGTCCACTCCCACGGCGACCGCCCCTGCGCCGACCTGCAGGACCCGGTACGCTGCCGCCCCTCCTGA
- a CDS encoding GNAT family N-acetyltransferase: MRPVAGRSELDLFCRLPYVLNDELDDDLASGRRRPEWMWMALRGDRLVARLAWWAPRAGEPPALLDILDLDDAAPGPAILDAGVRLFQTASAVVLPEGARPPEYNAFIPPRWRDDAEERRAVENRMAVLERTGARPLVERLRLEWRPGAPVAEPSGRLHFRPVAGREELVALMTLVLDGTLDAHSRADIARMPAEQAAAEHYDDELAHYRSPREWWRIATSPEGEPVGFVIPARNEYNPMIAYIGVLPAHRGNGYIDDLLAEGTRILAGQGVPRIRAATDVGNVPMARAFLRAGYEVIGRRIDMTWSEGGAE; encoded by the coding sequence ATGCGCCCTGTCGCGGGGCGTTCGGAACTCGACCTGTTCTGCCGCCTGCCGTACGTGCTGAACGACGAGCTGGACGACGACCTGGCCTCCGGCCGCCGGCGGCCCGAGTGGATGTGGATGGCGCTGCGCGGCGACCGCCTCGTCGCCAGGCTGGCGTGGTGGGCCCCGCGTGCGGGCGAGCCGCCTGCGCTGCTGGACATCCTCGACCTCGACGACGCCGCGCCCGGGCCGGCGATCCTCGACGCCGGGGTCCGGTTGTTCCAGACCGCGAGTGCCGTGGTGCTGCCCGAAGGGGCACGCCCGCCGGAATACAACGCGTTCATCCCACCGCGGTGGCGTGACGACGCGGAGGAGCGGCGCGCCGTCGAGAACCGCATGGCCGTGCTGGAGCGCACCGGCGCGCGACCGCTCGTCGAACGGCTGCGGCTCGAGTGGCGCCCGGGTGCTCCCGTCGCCGAGCCGAGTGGGCGGCTGCATTTCCGGCCCGTGGCCGGCAGGGAGGAACTGGTCGCCCTGATGACCCTCGTCCTGGACGGCACGCTCGACGCCCACAGCCGCGCCGACATCGCCCGCATGCCCGCCGAGCAGGCAGCGGCCGAGCACTACGACGACGAGCTCGCCCACTACCGGAGCCCACGGGAATGGTGGCGGATCGCCACGTCGCCCGAGGGCGAACCGGTGGGATTCGTCATCCCGGCGCGTAACGAATACAACCCGATGATCGCGTACATCGGGGTCCTGCCGGCCCACCGGGGCAACGGCTACATCGACGACCTGCTGGCCGAGGGGACGCGGATCCTCGCCGGGCAGGGCGTCCCGCGCATCCGCGCGGCCACCGACGTCGGGAACGTCCCGATGGCCCGGGCGTTCCTCCGGGCCGGATACGAGGTCATCGGACGCCGGATCGACATGACGTGGAGCGAAGGCGGGGCGGAGTAG
- a CDS encoding NUDIX domain-containing protein, with protein MNDLVARLWRSIGGSLQWRLLWLSQAKFMVGVTGIVRDGDGRVLLLRHRLWPEGRQWGLPTGSAIKGETFQDTVVREVREETGLEVRVGELVRLRSGYRLRVEVAYEAEFAGGAMKIDPREILEARWFTPDDLPEGLLESHRLLILGEGGQPGGL; from the coding sequence GTGAACGATCTGGTCGCCCGGCTGTGGCGGAGCATCGGCGGCTCGCTGCAGTGGCGGCTGCTGTGGCTCTCGCAGGCGAAGTTCATGGTCGGCGTCACCGGGATCGTCCGCGACGGGGACGGGCGGGTGCTGCTGCTCCGGCATCGGTTGTGGCCGGAAGGCCGGCAGTGGGGGCTGCCCACCGGATCCGCGATCAAGGGGGAGACCTTCCAGGACACGGTCGTCCGCGAGGTGCGGGAAGAGACCGGTCTGGAGGTGCGCGTCGGCGAGCTCGTGCGGCTCAGGAGCGGCTACCGGCTGCGGGTCGAGGTGGCGTACGAGGCCGAGTTCGCCGGCGGCGCGATGAAGATCGACCCCAGGGAGATTCTGGAGGCGCGGTGGTTCACACCGGACGATCTGCCGGAAGGGCTGCTTGAGTCGCATCGGCTCCTCATCCTCGGCGAAGGCGGGCAGCCCGGGGGGTTGTGA
- a CDS encoding YibE/F family protein yields MGANHSHGTTAPPTPASRRTLVATLAVIVPVALATVAALIGLWPGDGRPDGPSSPSLRQVDGTVTEIVPKPCPAVPGEQAARPAADPGSCADVRVRITSGPDEGRSVTTELPTGPGAQRFAAGDDVVLVHVPDGALDAPEYLLSDHDRSSPLWLFVAAFALAVVAFGRWRGLTALIGLAVTFVLLLTFVVPAILAGEPPALVAITGSAAIMLAVLYLTHGFTITTSMAVLGTLVSLALTGLLSAFAIDAAHLTGVTDDSSFLLDGNYRINGQGLLLAGIIIGALGVLDDVTVTQAATVRELATANPGYDFGRLYRAAARVGRAHIASVINTIVLAYAGAALPLLLLFSVGDQPLDDVLRNPVLAQEIIRSVVGTLGLITAVPVTTALAALAAPRQRSGEKPAERRRRRGAVWDDPDESTESHWPAGFGTEKDWPADRRIR; encoded by the coding sequence ATGGGCGCCAATCACAGTCACGGCACGACCGCCCCGCCCACGCCCGCCTCGCGCCGGACCCTGGTGGCGACGCTGGCCGTCATCGTCCCCGTCGCCCTGGCGACGGTGGCCGCCCTGATAGGGCTGTGGCCGGGCGACGGCCGGCCGGACGGCCCGTCCTCGCCCTCGCTCCGGCAGGTCGACGGGACGGTCACCGAGATCGTCCCCAAGCCCTGCCCCGCCGTACCGGGTGAGCAGGCGGCCCGTCCGGCGGCGGACCCCGGCTCCTGCGCGGACGTCCGGGTCAGGATCACCAGCGGGCCCGACGAGGGCCGGAGCGTGACCACCGAGCTGCCCACCGGTCCCGGTGCGCAGCGGTTCGCGGCCGGCGATGACGTGGTGCTGGTCCATGTGCCGGACGGCGCGCTCGACGCACCGGAGTATCTGCTGTCGGACCACGACCGGTCCTCTCCGCTGTGGCTGTTCGTCGCCGCGTTCGCCCTGGCGGTCGTCGCCTTCGGGCGCTGGCGCGGGCTGACCGCGCTGATCGGGCTGGCCGTGACCTTCGTCCTGCTGCTGACCTTCGTCGTCCCCGCGATCCTCGCCGGCGAGCCGCCGGCCCTGGTCGCGATCACCGGCTCCGCCGCGATCATGCTCGCGGTCCTGTACCTCACCCACGGCTTCACGATCACGACGTCGATGGCGGTGCTGGGCACGCTGGTCAGCCTCGCCCTCACCGGTCTGCTGTCCGCCTTCGCGATCGACGCCGCGCACCTGACGGGCGTCACCGACGACAGCTCGTTCCTGCTCGACGGCAACTACCGGATCAACGGGCAGGGCCTGCTGCTCGCGGGGATCATCATCGGCGCGCTCGGCGTCCTCGACGACGTCACCGTGACCCAGGCGGCCACCGTGCGGGAGCTGGCGACGGCCAACCCCGGCTACGACTTCGGGCGTCTCTACCGGGCCGCCGCCCGCGTCGGCCGGGCCCACATCGCCTCCGTCATCAACACGATCGTCCTCGCGTACGCGGGGGCCGCGCTGCCCCTGTTGTTGCTGTTCAGCGTCGGCGACCAGCCGCTCGATGACGTGCTGCGCAACCCCGTGCTCGCGCAGGAGATCATCCGCAGCGTCGTCGGCACGCTGGGACTCATCACGGCCGTCCCCGTGACCACCGCGCTGGCCGCGCTGGCGGCACCCCGGCAGCGTTCCGGGGAGAAGCCCGCGGAGCGCCGCCGGCGGCGCGGGGCGGTCTGGGACGACCCGGACGAGTCCACCGAGAGCCATTGGCCTGCCGGTTTCGGGACGGAAAAGGACTGGCCCGCAGATCGGCGCATCCGATAG
- a CDS encoding cytochrome P450, giving the protein MTDTAPNPATIRLGRENAFDPPADHLRWEDGDRVRPLRYADGHVGWLVTGYAAARTVLADPRFSGDPALLHPPTDERGIDDVLADIPGLLTIAQPPGHARFRRRLAGPLTLRRMRRLEPRIRQITTERLDALQRLGPPADIVREFAVPVPALVLCELLGVPYRDHSGFERSATVLLGLDSTPDQVREAMRDLLAYTRDLVIRRRDDPADDIVSVLAGGGERDRLSVEEAAAIAMFLLVAGHEATADMLALGTFALLRHPDQLAALRADPSLAAGATEELLRYLSVVRIGPVRAACADVELDGRLIGAGQSVTLSLAAANRDPARFPAPGTLDIRRDAGGQLSFGYGPHQCLGQQLARLEMTVALPALLTRLPRLRLAVAADEVPVRTGTAFHGLERLPVTW; this is encoded by the coding sequence ATGACCGACACCGCGCCGAACCCCGCGACCATCAGGCTGGGCCGCGAGAACGCCTTCGATCCGCCCGCCGACCATCTGCGATGGGAGGACGGGGACCGGGTCAGGCCACTGCGGTACGCCGACGGCCACGTGGGATGGCTGGTAACGGGATACGCCGCCGCCCGCACCGTCCTCGCCGACCCGAGGTTCAGCGGCGATCCGGCGCTGCTGCATCCGCCGACGGACGAGCGCGGCATCGACGATGTCCTGGCGGACATCCCGGGGTTGCTCACGATCGCCCAGCCACCCGGGCATGCCCGCTTCCGGCGACGCCTGGCCGGTCCGCTGACCCTACGCAGGATGAGGCGGCTGGAGCCCAGGATCAGGCAGATCACCACCGAACGACTGGACGCGCTGCAACGCCTCGGACCGCCGGCCGACATCGTGCGTGAGTTCGCCGTGCCCGTCCCCGCGCTGGTGCTGTGCGAGCTGCTCGGGGTGCCGTACCGCGATCACTCCGGATTCGAGCGGTCCGCCACTGTGCTTCTCGGCCTCGACTCGACGCCGGACCAGGTCCGCGAGGCGATGCGGGACCTGCTCGCCTACACCCGCGACCTGGTGATTCGACGGCGGGACGATCCGGCCGACGACATCGTCAGCGTCCTCGCGGGCGGCGGCGAGCGGGACCGCCTCAGCGTCGAGGAGGCGGCCGCGATCGCCATGTTCCTGCTCGTGGCGGGGCATGAGGCCACGGCCGACATGCTGGCGCTGGGAACGTTCGCGCTGCTGCGGCACCCTGATCAGCTCGCCGCGCTGCGCGCGGACCCGTCTCTCGCCGCCGGCGCCACCGAGGAGTTGCTGCGCTACCTGAGCGTTGTGCGCATCGGTCCGGTGCGGGCGGCGTGCGCGGATGTGGAGCTCGACGGCCGGTTGATCGGGGCAGGCCAGTCGGTGACGCTGTCCCTGGCCGCGGCCAACCGCGACCCCGCCCGGTTCCCTGCGCCCGGCACGCTCGACATCAGGCGCGATGCCGGCGGGCAGCTCAGCTTCGGCTATGGCCCGCACCAGTGCCTGGGGCAGCAGCTCGCCCGCCTGGAGATGACCGTGGCACTGCCCGCGCTGCTGACGCGCCTGCCGCGCCTGCGGCTCGCCGTGGCGGCCGACGAGGTCCCGGTGCGGACCGGCACGGCATTCCACGGTCTCGAGCGGCTACCCGTGACCTGGTGA